From Microbacterium pseudoresistens, the proteins below share one genomic window:
- a CDS encoding fumarylacetoacetate hydrolase family protein, translated as MRFAHLRTPDSPSAVLAVLDDSGALPVASLFADAPAALQELIDGGPALLDAVRTAAAGTTQRLPMAGLEYASAVQRPPAVLAVGLNYAAHSSELGLKTDTAPTVFTLWPNSLTGHECTTSWPRSLSESVDYEAELGVIIGASAKNVSRDDALDHVWGYTVVNDITARDIQFSEAQWSRCKSFDGFTPTGPVVVTADEIPDPQDLHIWAVVDGQTVQDASTGQMVRSVATLIEHLSQSLTLMPGTLISTGSPGGAGYSRDPQIFLRDHSTVTVGIDGIGELTTRCRILDD; from the coding sequence ATGCGGTTCGCTCATCTGCGCACCCCCGACTCCCCCTCCGCGGTTCTCGCCGTGCTGGACGATTCCGGGGCGCTTCCTGTCGCTTCTCTCTTCGCTGACGCTCCGGCCGCGCTGCAGGAGCTCATCGACGGCGGCCCCGCCCTGCTCGACGCCGTGCGCACCGCCGCTGCCGGAACCACGCAGCGGCTCCCGATGGCGGGGCTGGAGTACGCATCGGCCGTGCAGCGTCCGCCCGCCGTGCTCGCCGTGGGTCTGAACTACGCGGCGCACTCCTCCGAGCTCGGCCTGAAGACCGACACCGCCCCGACGGTCTTCACGCTGTGGCCGAACTCGCTCACCGGGCACGAGTGCACCACGTCATGGCCGCGCTCGCTCAGCGAATCCGTGGACTACGAGGCAGAGCTGGGCGTCATCATCGGCGCCTCGGCCAAGAACGTCTCCCGCGACGACGCCCTCGATCATGTGTGGGGCTACACCGTGGTCAACGACATCACGGCCCGCGACATCCAGTTCTCCGAGGCGCAGTGGTCGCGATGCAAGTCGTTCGACGGTTTCACGCCCACCGGCCCGGTCGTGGTCACGGCCGACGAGATCCCCGATCCGCAGGATCTGCACATCTGGGCTGTGGTCGACGGCCAGACCGTGCAGGATGCCTCCACCGGCCAGATGGTGCGCTCGGTCGCCACGCTCATCGAGCACCTGTCGCAGTCGCTCACCCTCATGCCGGGCACGCTCATCTCCACCGGCAGCCCCGGCGGCGCCGGATACTCGCGCGACCCGCAGATCTTTCTGCGCGATCACTCCACGGTCACCGTCGGCATCGACGGCATCGGCGAGCTCACCACGCGCTGCCGCATCCTGGACGACTGA